One genomic segment of Mycolicibacterium gilvum includes these proteins:
- a CDS encoding RNA polymerase-binding protein RbpA, whose product MADRVLRGSRLGAVSYETDRNHDLAPRQVARYRTENGEEFDVPFADDAEIPGTWLCRNGMEGTLIEGDVPEPKKVKPPRTHWDMLLERRSIEELEELLKERLEIVKTRRRG is encoded by the coding sequence ATGGCAGATCGTGTTTTGAGGGGCAGCCGCCTCGGAGCTGTGAGCTACGAGACCGACCGCAACCACGACCTGGCTCCGCGTCAGGTCGCGCGCTACCGCACCGAGAACGGCGAGGAGTTCGACGTCCCGTTCGCCGACGACGCCGAGATCCCCGGCACCTGGCTGTGCCGCAACGGCATGGAGGGCACCCTGATCGAGGGTGACGTGCCCGAGCCCAAGAAGGTGAAGCCGCCGCGCACCCACTGGGACATGCTGCTGGAGCGCCGGTCGATCGAAGAGCTCGAAGAGCTGCTCAAGGAGCGGCTGGAGATCGTCAAGACTCGGCGCCGCGGCTGA
- a CDS encoding polyprenol monophosphomannose synthase has protein sequence MSVPGGVTGREEPAGRPSARTLVIIPTYNERDNLLSIVSRVNDAAPDVHVLIVDDGSPDGTGELADELALGDPDRIHVMHRTSKDGLGAAYLAGFAWGLNRECTVLVEMDADGSHAPEDLHRLLAEIDAGADVVIGSRYVEGGDVRNWPRRRMVLSRTANAYSRILLGVDIHDITAGYRAYRREVLEKIDLAAVDSKGYGFQVDLTWRSINAGFTVVEVPITFTEREHGVSKMDGSTIREAIIKVAQWGMRARIDRARGNTP, from the coding sequence ATGAGCGTGCCCGGTGGCGTGACCGGACGGGAGGAGCCCGCCGGGCGTCCCAGCGCCCGCACCCTGGTCATCATCCCGACGTACAACGAGCGCGACAATCTGCTGTCGATCGTGTCGAGGGTGAACGACGCGGCCCCGGACGTGCACGTGCTGATCGTCGACGACGGCAGCCCCGACGGCACCGGTGAGCTGGCCGACGAACTGGCGCTCGGTGACCCGGACCGGATCCACGTCATGCATCGCACGTCCAAGGACGGACTCGGCGCGGCCTACCTGGCCGGGTTCGCGTGGGGCCTCAACCGGGAGTGCACGGTGCTCGTGGAGATGGACGCCGACGGCAGCCACGCCCCGGAGGACCTGCACCGCCTCCTCGCAGAGATCGACGCCGGCGCCGACGTGGTCATCGGGTCGCGGTACGTCGAGGGCGGTGACGTGCGGAACTGGCCTCGCCGGCGGATGGTGCTGTCGCGGACCGCGAACGCGTACTCACGCATCCTGCTCGGCGTCGACATCCACGACATCACCGCCGGGTACCGCGCCTACCGTCGCGAAGTGCTGGAGAAGATCGATCTCGCGGCCGTCGACTCGAAGGGTTACGGCTTCCAGGTAGACCTGACCTGGCGCTCGATCAACGCGGGCTTCACCGTCGTGGAGGTGCCGATCACCTTCACCGAGCGCGAGCACGGGGTGTCGAAGATGGACGGCTCGACCATCCGCGAGGCGATCATCAAGGTCGCCCAGTGGGGGATGCGCGCCCGCATCGACCGCGCCCGCGGCAACACGCCCTGA
- the lnt gene encoding apolipoprotein N-acyltransferase, with the protein MGETAADADAPERPARARRFGQAVVDRLPRLTAAIVAGLALCVSFPPFGWWYTAILAFAVLGWVLTRERTTVAGGAGYGLLFGLAFYVPLLPWISGLVGAVPWLALSVVEALFCALFGMLAVVVRRLPGWPLWFAGLWSAQEWLKSTVPFGGFPWGVVGFSQSESPLLPLAYVGGAPLVSFALVLLAFSLGALVLGIADWWRRDAATRAATPPAVVLPGLCIAVVLLASTLAWPHVRKAGLGAGDEPPVTVAAVQGNVPRLGLEFNAQRRAVLDNHVRETLRLADDVRAGRVPQPMLVVWPENSSDIDPIANPDAAQEISRAAAAIDAPVLVGGVVAAPGYSRDNPVSNNTVIVWNPETGPSDRHDKRIVQPFGEYLPWRSFFSKLSSYADRAGYFVPGDGDGVVEAAGIPVGITTCWEVIFDRAARESVRNGAQLLAVPSNNATFDQAMSEQQLAFGRLRAVEHDRYVVVAGTTGISAVIAPDGHEIVRTGWFEPAYLDQQVRLKTSLTPATRFGPYVEGVLIALGVSGVVGAILHNGSFLPGRLRRRRPTSDDGEGAT; encoded by the coding sequence ATGGGTGAGACCGCCGCCGACGCGGATGCCCCCGAAAGACCGGCGCGCGCACGACGTTTCGGTCAGGCGGTGGTGGATCGCCTACCTCGGCTGACCGCGGCGATCGTCGCGGGGTTGGCGCTGTGCGTCAGCTTCCCGCCGTTCGGCTGGTGGTACACCGCGATCCTGGCGTTCGCGGTGCTCGGCTGGGTCCTCACCCGCGAGCGGACCACCGTCGCCGGCGGCGCCGGCTACGGCCTGCTGTTCGGCCTCGCGTTCTACGTGCCGCTGCTGCCCTGGATCAGCGGACTGGTCGGAGCGGTGCCCTGGCTGGCCCTCAGTGTCGTCGAGGCGTTGTTCTGCGCGCTGTTCGGCATGCTCGCTGTCGTGGTCCGGCGGCTGCCCGGCTGGCCGTTGTGGTTCGCCGGGCTGTGGTCGGCGCAGGAATGGCTCAAGTCGACGGTCCCGTTCGGCGGCTTCCCGTGGGGTGTCGTCGGCTTCTCGCAGAGCGAGAGCCCGCTGCTGCCACTGGCCTACGTCGGCGGCGCCCCGCTGGTCTCGTTCGCGCTGGTGCTTCTCGCGTTCAGCCTGGGCGCCCTCGTCCTCGGCATCGCCGACTGGTGGCGGCGCGACGCGGCGACCCGCGCGGCCACCCCGCCGGCCGTGGTGCTGCCCGGTCTGTGCATCGCGGTGGTGTTGCTGGCGTCCACGTTGGCATGGCCGCACGTCCGCAAGGCCGGACTCGGTGCCGGGGACGAACCTCCGGTCACCGTCGCCGCAGTGCAGGGCAACGTGCCCCGGCTCGGCCTGGAATTCAACGCCCAGCGGCGTGCGGTGCTCGACAACCACGTCCGCGAAACGCTGCGGCTGGCCGACGACGTGCGGGCCGGGCGGGTCCCGCAACCGATGCTGGTGGTGTGGCCGGAGAACTCCTCGGACATCGACCCGATCGCGAACCCGGATGCCGCACAAGAAATTTCCCGAGCTGCGGCGGCGATCGACGCGCCCGTCCTGGTCGGCGGAGTGGTCGCCGCGCCCGGCTACAGCCGCGACAACCCGGTGTCGAACAACACCGTCATCGTGTGGAACCCCGAGACCGGTCCCTCCGACCGCCACGACAAACGGATCGTGCAGCCGTTCGGTGAGTACCTGCCGTGGCGCAGCTTCTTCAGCAAGCTGTCGTCGTATGCCGACCGCGCCGGATATTTCGTACCCGGAGACGGCGACGGCGTGGTCGAGGCCGCGGGCATCCCGGTCGGCATCACCACGTGCTGGGAGGTCATCTTCGACCGCGCCGCCCGCGAATCCGTGCGCAACGGCGCCCAGTTGCTCGCCGTGCCCAGCAACAACGCGACGTTCGATCAGGCGATGAGCGAACAGCAACTGGCGTTCGGCCGGCTGAGGGCCGTCGAACACGACCGCTACGTCGTGGTCGCGGGCACCACCGGGATCAGTGCCGTGATCGCGCCCGACGGGCACGAGATCGTCCGCACCGGGTGGTTCGAACCCGCCTACCTCGATCAACAGGTGCGACTGAAGACCTCGCTGACCCCCGCGACGCGATTCGGTCCGTACGTCGAGGGGGTGCTCATCGCGCTCGGTGTTTCGGGTGTGGTCGGGGCCATACTGCACAATGGATCTTTCCTGCCCGGCAGATTGCGCAGGCGCAGACCGACCAGTGACGACGGCGAAGGAGCCACATGA
- a CDS encoding amidohydrolase — protein sequence MPDATAMAVRGGVVAWVGSDDVGRAQFPDADVADLDGAFVAPAFVDSHVHTTATGLTLTGLDLRAATSRRHCLAMLAEFAADHPDGVLWGHGWDEAGWPDQTPPDTADIDAAVGSRPAYLARVDVHSAAASTSLRRAAGVTDTEPLIADAHHRVRRTAREQLTATQRAQARQAALDAAAAVGIVAVHECAGPEIGGLDDWLELRTHDHGVEIVGYWGEHVGTAAAARELIEATGARGLAGDLFVDGALGSRTAWLRDPYADIGADCPAPTGNVYLDVDAITAHLNACTEAGVTAGFHVIGDAATAAVVAALQIAVDRFGVAAVARCGHRLEHLEMVTDDQAALLGSWGVVASMQPAFDALWGGPDGMYARRLGVTRAAGLNPFALLASQGVPLAFGSDSPVTDMNPWHAVRAATAHRTPGSAISARAAFAAATRGAWRAGGVRDGVTGTLVPGAPASYAVWEADDFEVSAPTDAVQRWSTDPRSRVPVLPALTDGLPRCRQTVHRGAVLHG from the coding sequence ATGCCCGACGCGACCGCGATGGCGGTGCGCGGCGGTGTCGTGGCGTGGGTGGGCAGCGACGACGTCGGCCGCGCGCAGTTCCCGGACGCCGACGTCGCCGATCTCGACGGCGCGTTCGTCGCCCCCGCATTCGTCGACAGCCACGTGCACACGACCGCCACAGGTCTGACACTGACCGGCCTGGACCTGCGGGCCGCGACATCGCGGCGACATTGCCTGGCGATGCTGGCCGAGTTCGCCGCCGATCACCCCGACGGGGTGCTCTGGGGCCACGGCTGGGACGAGGCCGGCTGGCCCGATCAGACCCCGCCCGACACCGCCGACATCGACGCCGCCGTCGGGTCCCGGCCGGCGTACCTGGCCCGTGTCGACGTCCACTCCGCCGCGGCGTCGACGTCGCTGCGCCGAGCCGCAGGCGTCACCGACACCGAACCGCTGATCGCCGACGCACACCATCGGGTCCGCAGGACAGCCCGCGAGCAGCTGACCGCCACGCAGCGCGCGCAGGCCAGGCAGGCGGCCCTCGACGCCGCCGCGGCAGTCGGAATCGTCGCCGTGCACGAATGCGCGGGCCCCGAGATCGGCGGGCTCGACGACTGGCTGGAGCTACGCACCCACGATCACGGAGTCGAGATCGTCGGCTACTGGGGTGAGCACGTCGGCACCGCCGCGGCTGCCCGGGAGCTGATCGAGGCCACCGGGGCGCGGGGCTTGGCCGGTGACCTGTTCGTCGACGGCGCTCTCGGCTCGCGCACCGCGTGGCTGCGCGACCCGTATGCCGACATCGGCGCGGACTGTCCCGCGCCGACCGGCAACGTATATCTCGACGTCGACGCGATCACCGCACACCTGAACGCGTGCACGGAGGCGGGCGTGACGGCCGGGTTCCACGTGATCGGGGACGCCGCCACCGCCGCCGTGGTGGCCGCGCTGCAGATCGCCGTCGACCGGTTCGGCGTCGCAGCGGTGGCGCGGTGCGGCCACCGGCTCGAGCATCTGGAGATGGTCACCGACGACCAGGCCGCCCTTCTCGGGAGCTGGGGTGTGGTCGCCAGCATGCAGCCGGCTTTCGACGCGCTGTGGGGTGGCCCGGACGGTATGTACGCGCGGCGTCTGGGAGTCACACGGGCCGCCGGGCTGAACCCGTTCGCGCTGTTAGCATCCCAAGGCGTGCCCCTCGCCTTCGGCTCGGACAGCCCGGTGACCGACATGAATCCGTGGCACGCGGTGCGTGCCGCCACGGCGCACCGCACACCGGGCAGCGCGATCTCGGCCCGGGCGGCGTTCGCCGCGGCGACCCGGGGCGCGTGGCGCGCCGGGGGAGTGCGCGACGGCGTGACCGGCACCCTCGTTCCGGGCGCACCCGCCAGCTACGCGGTGTGGGAGGCCGACGACTTCGAGGTCAGCGCCCCGACCGACGCGGTGCAGCGATGGTCGACCGACCCGCGCTCACGGGTCCCGGTGCTGCCCGCCCTGACCGACGGGCTTCCGCGGTGCAGGCAGACCGTGCACCGAGGTGCCGTCCTCCATGGGTGA
- a CDS encoding FxsA family protein, whose protein sequence is MAMRLFLLYAVIELAVLVALVSTIGFGWTLLLMAGAFVLGLALAGSQLRRHLRRLRSGLTLADAQGAVTDSVLVALGTVLVVIPGLASSVFGALLLLPPTRAAARPLVTALAARRAPLIVGVSTVGSAATRRAGRAEYIDGEVVEVIDDVPVHDGGVPSPRPELPRTPE, encoded by the coding sequence ATGGCGATGCGACTGTTCCTGCTCTACGCGGTCATCGAGCTGGCCGTCCTGGTGGCCCTGGTCTCGACGATCGGTTTCGGCTGGACGCTTCTGCTGATGGCGGGCGCGTTCGTGCTCGGCCTGGCGCTGGCGGGCTCGCAGCTGCGTCGTCACCTCCGCCGCCTGCGGTCCGGTCTGACCCTCGCCGACGCGCAGGGGGCGGTGACGGACAGCGTGCTCGTCGCACTCGGTACGGTGCTCGTCGTGATCCCCGGCCTGGCCAGTTCCGTCTTCGGTGCGCTGTTGCTGTTGCCGCCGACCCGCGCCGCCGCGCGGCCCCTTGTCACCGCGCTCGCCGCCCGCCGCGCCCCGCTGATCGTCGGCGTCAGCACCGTCGGTTCGGCCGCCACCCGCCGCGCGGGACGGGCGGAGTACATCGACGGTGAAGTCGTCGAGGTGATCGACGACGTCCCGGTTCACGATGGTGGCGTCCCCTCGCCGAGGCCGGAACTTCCCCGCACGCCGGAGTGA
- a CDS encoding PPOX class F420-dependent oxidoreductase — translation MTQSGNQGPTFTDVYTEKYLLLTTFTKDGRPKPTPVWGVPHGDKLLISTDDGSWKTKRIRNTPRVTIQKCGVLGKPKGEPVEAVARNLPKSETRRVFDMVTRRYWWHAWWWIPQAIVRGGVDKVHAAIEVEAAPGPQPGT, via the coding sequence ATGACGCAATCCGGGAACCAGGGGCCCACGTTCACCGATGTGTACACCGAGAAGTACCTGCTGCTGACCACCTTCACCAAGGACGGCCGCCCCAAGCCGACCCCGGTATGGGGTGTCCCGCACGGCGACAAGTTGCTGATCAGCACCGACGACGGTTCCTGGAAGACCAAACGCATCCGCAACACACCGCGCGTCACCATCCAGAAGTGCGGCGTACTCGGCAAACCCAAGGGCGAGCCGGTCGAGGCCGTCGCCCGCAATCTCCCCAAATCGGAGACACGGCGGGTGTTCGACATGGTCACCCGGCGCTACTGGTGGCACGCGTGGTGGTGGATTCCGCAGGCCATCGTGCGTGGCGGTGTCGACAAGGTGCACGCCGCGATCGAGGTCGAGGCCGCGCCGGGTCCGCAGCCGGGCACCTGA
- a CDS encoding PPOX class F420-dependent oxidoreductase: protein MTVTFADVAKSEYILLTTFTKDGRPKPTAIWAAPAGEALIAITQEKSWKVKRLRNTPRVTIAECDRAGKPKGEAVEATAAILPKTMNAKTYDALGKRYGLLGKTFNFFSKLRGGMEKNVSIEIRPVK, encoded by the coding sequence ATGACTGTGACCTTCGCCGACGTCGCCAAGTCGGAGTACATCCTGCTGACCACGTTCACCAAGGACGGCCGCCCGAAGCCGACGGCGATCTGGGCCGCGCCGGCGGGTGAGGCGCTGATCGCGATCACCCAGGAGAAGTCCTGGAAGGTCAAGCGCCTCCGCAACACCCCGCGCGTCACCATCGCCGAGTGCGACCGTGCCGGCAAGCCGAAGGGTGAGGCCGTCGAGGCCACCGCGGCAATCCTGCCGAAGACGATGAACGCGAAGACCTACGACGCGCTGGGTAAGCGGTACGGGCTGCTGGGCAAGACGTTCAACTTCTTCTCGAAGCTGCGCGGCGGGATGGAGAAGAACGTTTCGATCGAGATCAGACCGGTGAAATAG
- the cobN gene encoding cobaltochelatase subunit CobN, with amino-acid sequence MPTVLLLSTSDTDLITARESGAAYRWANPARLVDGELDELLRDADIVVVRILGGYRAWEDGIDAVVARGVPAVVVSGEQSPDADLMAHSTTPAGVALQTHIYLAQGGTANLANLHAFLSDTLLMTGFGFAEPVTTPTWGVLERPGVVAGGPTVAVLYYRAQHLAGNTRYIEALCEAIESAGAQPLPVFCASLRTADDALIELLGTADALITTVLAAGGATPAAVGAGGADDAWNVAHLAALDVPILQGLCLTSSKAQWESNDDGLSPLDVATQVAVPEFDGRLITVPFSFKEIDDEGLISYVPDPERCARVAGLAVRHARLRSIAPADKRVALVFSAYPTKHARIGNAVGLDTPASAIRLLTAMSDAGYDVGEVPGLEAGDLGTIIASGDGDALIHAMIERGGQDPAWLTEGQLAGNPIRVSAKDYRAWFATLPAELTDAVTEHWGPPPGELFVDRSRDPEGEIVIAAMHSGNVVLMVQPPRGFGENPVAIYHDPDLPPSHHYLAAYHWLDRGFSNGFEADAIVHLGKHGNLEWLPGKTLGMSAACGTDAALGDQPLIYPFLVNDPGEGTQAKRRAHATLVDHLIPPMARAETYGDIARLEQLLDEHANISALDPGKLPAIRQQIWTLMRAAKMDHDLGLEDRPDEDSFDDMLLHVDGWLCEIKDVQIRDGLHILGETPSDETQLDLVLAILRARQLFGGEQTVPGLREALGLIENGVEGRVERAAVDDAEARARELVAALQASGWDAGTVDSLTDDPDVAAILRFAATEVVPRLAGTAREIDQILRALDGRFIESGPSGSPLRGLVNVLPTGRNFYSVDPKAVPSRLAWETGVAMADSLLDRYRADYGRWPESVGLSVWGTSAMRTSGDDIAEVLALLGVRPIWDDASRRVVDLAAISLEELGRPRIDVTVRISGFFRDAFPHVVAMLDDAVQLVAALDEPDTDNYVRAHAQVDMAEHGDRRRATTRIFGSKPGTYGAGLLQLIDSRNWRDDADLAQVYTAWGGFAYGRGLDGAPATDDMNRAYRRIAVAAKNTDTREHDIADSDDYFQYHGGMVATVRALTGKDPAAYIGDNTRPDAVRTRTLSEETTRVFRARVVNPRWINAMRRHGYKGAFEMAATVDYLFGYDATAGVMADWMYEQLSQSYVLDDENRKFMNESNPWALHGMAERLLEAAGRGMWAAPEQATLDGLRQVLLETEGDLEG; translated from the coding sequence ATGCCGACCGTCCTGCTGCTGTCCACGTCCGACACGGACCTGATCACCGCACGGGAGAGCGGGGCGGCCTACCGGTGGGCGAACCCGGCCCGGCTGGTCGACGGCGAGCTCGACGAGCTGCTGCGCGACGCCGACATCGTGGTCGTACGGATCCTCGGCGGCTACCGCGCGTGGGAGGACGGTATCGACGCCGTCGTGGCGCGCGGGGTGCCGGCCGTGGTGGTCAGCGGCGAGCAGTCCCCGGACGCCGACCTGATGGCCCACTCGACGACACCGGCCGGCGTGGCGCTGCAGACCCACATCTACCTCGCGCAGGGCGGCACCGCGAACCTCGCCAACCTGCACGCGTTCCTGTCCGACACGCTGCTGATGACCGGCTTCGGGTTCGCCGAACCGGTCACCACGCCCACGTGGGGAGTCCTCGAGCGGCCCGGCGTCGTCGCCGGCGGACCGACCGTGGCGGTGCTGTACTACCGGGCGCAGCACCTGGCCGGCAACACCCGCTACATCGAGGCGCTGTGCGAGGCGATCGAAAGCGCCGGCGCACAACCGCTTCCGGTGTTCTGCGCATCGCTGCGCACCGCTGACGACGCGCTGATCGAACTGCTCGGCACCGCTGATGCCTTGATCACCACGGTGCTCGCAGCCGGCGGTGCCACCCCGGCCGCCGTCGGCGCCGGCGGTGCCGACGACGCCTGGAATGTCGCCCACCTCGCCGCGCTCGACGTGCCGATTCTGCAGGGTCTGTGCCTGACCAGCTCGAAAGCCCAGTGGGAGTCCAACGACGACGGGCTCTCCCCGCTCGATGTCGCGACCCAGGTGGCGGTGCCCGAGTTCGACGGTCGGCTCATCACGGTTCCGTTCTCGTTCAAGGAGATCGACGACGAGGGACTGATCTCCTATGTCCCGGATCCGGAACGGTGCGCCCGGGTCGCGGGTCTCGCGGTCCGCCATGCCCGGCTGCGGTCCATCGCGCCGGCCGACAAGCGTGTCGCGCTGGTGTTCTCGGCCTACCCGACCAAGCACGCACGCATCGGCAACGCTGTCGGCCTCGACACCCCCGCCAGCGCGATCAGGTTGCTGACGGCGATGAGCGACGCCGGCTACGACGTCGGCGAGGTGCCCGGGCTGGAAGCGGGCGACCTCGGCACGATCATCGCCTCCGGCGATGGCGATGCGCTGATCCACGCCATGATCGAACGCGGCGGTCAGGACCCCGCATGGCTGACCGAGGGCCAGCTGGCCGGCAATCCGATCCGGGTGTCCGCCAAGGACTATCGCGCCTGGTTCGCGACACTTCCCGCCGAGCTGACCGACGCGGTGACCGAACACTGGGGTCCGCCGCCGGGCGAGCTGTTCGTCGACCGCAGCCGCGACCCAGAGGGTGAGATCGTGATCGCCGCGATGCACTCGGGCAACGTGGTGCTGATGGTGCAGCCGCCGCGTGGTTTCGGCGAGAACCCGGTGGCGATCTATCACGACCCGGACCTGCCGCCGAGCCACCACTACCTGGCCGCCTACCACTGGCTCGATCGCGGCTTCTCCAACGGATTTGAAGCCGATGCGATCGTGCACCTCGGCAAGCACGGCAACCTGGAATGGCTGCCCGGCAAGACGTTGGGCATGTCCGCGGCCTGCGGCACCGACGCCGCACTCGGCGACCAACCGCTGATCTATCCGTTCCTGGTCAATGATCCCGGGGAAGGGACGCAGGCCAAACGCCGCGCACACGCCACCCTCGTCGACCACCTGATCCCGCCCATGGCGCGCGCCGAGACCTACGGCGACATCGCGCGTCTGGAACAACTTCTCGACGAGCACGCCAACATCTCCGCGCTCGATCCGGGCAAGCTGCCCGCGATCCGCCAGCAGATCTGGACACTGATGCGCGCGGCGAAGATGGACCACGACCTCGGGTTGGAGGACCGGCCCGACGAGGACTCGTTCGACGACATGCTGCTGCACGTGGACGGCTGGCTGTGTGAGATCAAGGATGTGCAGATCCGCGACGGCCTGCACATCCTCGGCGAAACCCCCAGCGATGAAACGCAACTCGACCTCGTCCTGGCGATCCTGCGGGCCCGTCAGCTGTTCGGCGGGGAGCAGACCGTGCCGGGTCTGCGGGAGGCGCTCGGCCTGATAGAGAACGGCGTGGAAGGGCGAGTCGAACGCGCCGCGGTCGACGACGCCGAGGCCCGTGCCCGCGAATTGGTTGCGGCACTGCAGGCTTCCGGTTGGGACGCCGGCACCGTCGATTCGCTCACCGACGATCCCGACGTCGCGGCGATCCTGCGGTTCGCCGCCACCGAGGTCGTCCCCCGGCTGGCCGGGACGGCCCGCGAGATCGACCAGATCCTGCGGGCGCTGGACGGCCGGTTCATCGAATCGGGTCCGTCCGGTTCGCCGCTGCGCGGTCTGGTCAACGTGCTTCCGACCGGCCGCAACTTCTACTCCGTCGACCCCAAGGCCGTCCCGTCCCGGCTGGCCTGGGAAACCGGTGTGGCGATGGCGGATTCGCTGCTGGACCGCTACCGCGCCGACTACGGCCGCTGGCCCGAGTCGGTGGGGTTGTCGGTGTGGGGCACCTCGGCAATGCGGACCTCGGGTGACGACATCGCCGAAGTCCTCGCCCTGCTCGGCGTCCGGCCGATCTGGGACGATGCGTCGCGGCGCGTCGTCGACCTCGCGGCGATCTCCCTCGAGGAGCTGGGCCGTCCGCGCATCGACGTCACCGTGCGCATCTCGGGGTTCTTCCGCGACGCCTTCCCGCACGTCGTCGCGATGCTCGACGACGCGGTGCAGCTGGTCGCCGCCCTCGACGAACCGGACACGGACAACTACGTCCGTGCGCACGCACAGGTGGACATGGCCGAGCACGGTGACCGGCGACGGGCCACCACAAGGATTTTCGGCTCCAAACCCGGAACGTACGGCGCAGGCCTGCTGCAGCTCATCGACAGCCGCAACTGGCGCGACGACGCCGACCTGGCCCAGGTGTACACCGCGTGGGGTGGCTTCGCCTACGGACGCGGTCTCGACGGCGCACCGGCCACCGACGACATGAACCGGGCCTACCGGCGAATCGCGGTGGCCGCCAAGAACACCGACACCCGCGAACACGACATCGCCGACTCCGACGACTACTTCCAGTACCACGGCGGCATGGTGGCGACGGTGCGCGCGCTGACCGGCAAGGACCCGGCCGCCTACATCGGCGACAACACCAGGCCCGACGCCGTGCGCACGCGCACCCTGTCCGAGGAGACCACCCGGGTGTTCCGCGCCCGCGTCGTCAACCCGCGCTGGATCAACGCGATGCGCAGGCACGGCTACAAGGGCGCGTTCGAGATGGCCGCGACGGTCGACTACCTCTTCGGCTACGACGCCACCGCGGGGGTGATGGCCGACTGGATGTACGAGCAGCTCTCGCAGAGCTACGTGCTCGACGACGAGAACCGCAAGTTCATGAACGAGTCCAACCCGTGGGCGCTACACGGCATGGCCGAACGCCTCCTGGAGGCGGCCGGCCGCGGTATGTGGGCCGCGCCCGAACAAGCCACCCTCGACGGCCTGCGTCAGGTGCTGCTGGAGACCGAGGGCGACCTCGAAGGGTGA
- a CDS encoding glycine betaine ABC transporter substrate-binding protein produces MTRRAVLALLAVVTLTLSACGLGSGSAVPLRVGPGTIQPTPGLEGLKITVGSKEYTEQVIMGYILQFTLAAAGADVRDLTGIVGSRSTREAQLSGQVDIAYEFTGNAWINYLGHEKPIPDTREQYEAVRDEDLERNDMVWLEPGPMDDTYALAASAQTIERTGVRTLSDYAALVMRDPAAARTCVDTEFRARQDGFPGMAAAYGFDPARAQTPILQVGIIYQATADGTECDFGEVFTTDGRISALDLTVLTDDKQFFAHYNPSVTMKREFFEAHPEVAEVTAPVTAALTNEAITEMNKQVDVDGRDPSVVARDWMVSQGFVTAE; encoded by the coding sequence ATGACGCGGCGCGCGGTGCTCGCCCTGCTGGCGGTGGTGACGCTGACGTTGTCGGCGTGCGGGCTCGGTTCGGGCAGTGCGGTTCCGCTGCGGGTGGGCCCGGGCACGATCCAGCCGACACCGGGGCTGGAGGGGCTGAAGATCACCGTCGGCTCCAAGGAGTACACCGAGCAGGTCATCATGGGCTACATCCTGCAGTTCACCCTGGCTGCCGCCGGTGCCGACGTCCGTGACCTCACCGGCATCGTCGGCTCCCGAAGCACAAGGGAGGCACAGCTTTCCGGGCAGGTCGACATCGCCTACGAGTTCACCGGCAACGCGTGGATCAACTACCTCGGCCACGAGAAGCCGATCCCGGACACGCGGGAGCAGTACGAGGCCGTCCGCGACGAGGACCTTGAGCGCAACGACATGGTGTGGCTGGAACCGGGCCCGATGGACGACACCTATGCGTTGGCCGCCAGCGCGCAGACCATCGAACGCACGGGGGTGCGGACGCTGTCCGACTACGCCGCACTGGTGATGCGGGATCCCGCGGCCGCGCGCACCTGCGTCGACACCGAGTTCCGCGCCCGGCAGGACGGCTTCCCCGGCATGGCGGCCGCGTACGGCTTCGACCCGGCGCGCGCGCAGACCCCGATCCTGCAGGTGGGGATCATCTACCAGGCCACGGCCGACGGCACCGAATGCGATTTCGGCGAGGTCTTCACCACCGACGGCCGGATCTCGGCGCTGGACCTGACCGTGCTGACCGACGACAAGCAGTTCTTCGCCCACTACAACCCGTCGGTGACTATGAAGCGGGAGTTCTTCGAGGCCCATCCCGAGGTCGCCGAGGTGACCGCACCCGTGACCGCCGCGCTGACCAATGAGGCAATCACCGAGATGAACAAGCAGGTCGACGTCGACGGCCGCGACCCGAGTGTCGTCGCGCGCGACTGGATGGTGTCGCAGGGCTTCGTCACCGCCGAGTGA